Genomic window (Thermoplasmata archaeon):
CGAGAAGCGCTTCACGATGCAGGCGTTCGGCGCGGAGATCACGGACGTGAAGAGCGACCGGAAGCGGATCAACGAGGCGCTGATCAAGGAGATGATCGCGACCTCGAAGCGCATCGCGGAACGTCCGGGCCACTGGTGGTCGGACCAGCTCACGAACCGCGACGCGATCGCGGGCTACTACCCGCTCGGCGAGGAGATCTGGCGGCAGACGGACGGGCGCGTGGACGCGTTCGTCCAGGCCGTGGGCACGGCCCACTCGCTCCACGGGGCGTCCAAGGCGCTTCGAACGCACAGGGCCAAGCTCCACGTGACCGCGGTCGAGCCCGCCGAATCCGCGGTCCTCTCCGGAGGAGCGTCGGGCTCCCACCAGATCGAGGGGATCGGGATCGGGTTCGTGCCGCCACTCTGGGAGCCGCACGAGGTGGACGAGATTATCCCCGTGCCCACCGCGGACGCGAAGGCGATGGCCCGCCGCCTTGCGCGGGAGGAAGGGCTCTTCGCCGGGACGTCGTCCGGGGCCAACGTGGT
Coding sequences:
- a CDS encoding pyridoxal-phosphate dependent enzyme, whose product is EKRFTMQAFGAEITDVKSDRKRINEALIKEMIATSKRIAERPGHWWSDQLTNRDAIAGYYPLGEEIWRQTDGRVDAFVQAVGTAHSLHGASKALRTHRAKLHVTAVEPAESAVLSGGASGSHQIEGIGIGFVPPLWEPHEVDEIIPVPTADAKAMARRLAREEGLFAGTSSGANVVAALKVAERLGPDATVVTLMVDSGLRYLSTDLYR